In one window of Dokdonia sp. PRO95 DNA:
- a CDS encoding DUF2911 domain-containing protein — protein MKKLLFVAFLGLMTAGVTAQIDTPAPSPAAKVMQVVGLTDVTLEYSRPAMRGRTIMGDLVPYGAMWRTGANANSTVSFSTPVTVGGKELKAGSYAIYTKPMQDAWEVYFYTDTSNWGTPATWDESKVAATFTAKVQTTNMAAESFTMGINHINNDGAHLTMQWDKTYVAVPFNVPANETVMAQIDKMMGGAGVGDYYAAAVYLSSTGQSLEKANTYMEKAMAMNKDPKFWQLRQQSLLLAKVGNKKGAIKAAKASLEGAKKAKNQDYIKMNMDSLKEWGAM, from the coding sequence ATGAAAAAATTACTTTTTGTAGCTTTCTTAGGTCTTATGACTGCTGGAGTTACTGCACAAATTGACACACCAGCACCTAGCCCAGCGGCCAAAGTGATGCAAGTTGTAGGTCTTACAGATGTTACACTAGAATACTCACGTCCAGCTATGAGAGGACGTACTATTATGGGAGATCTAGTTCCTTACGGTGCAATGTGGCGTACGGGAGCAAATGCAAATTCTACAGTAAGTTTTTCTACTCCAGTAACAGTAGGAGGGAAAGAGCTTAAAGCAGGTTCTTATGCTATATACACAAAGCCTATGCAAGATGCATGGGAAGTATATTTTTATACAGATACAAGCAACTGGGGAACTCCAGCAACTTGGGATGAAAGTAAAGTAGCAGCTACGTTTACAGCAAAAGTGCAGACTACTAATATGGCTGCAGAGTCATTTACTATGGGCATCAACCACATTAATAATGATGGTGCACACTTAACAATGCAGTGGGATAAAACGTATGTTGCAGTACCTTTTAATGTACCAGCAAACGAGACTGTAATGGCTCAGATTGATAAAATGATGGGTGGAGCGGGCGTGGGCGATTACTATGCAGCAGCAGTATACCTTTCAAGCACTGGGCAATCTCTAGAAAAAGCCAACACTTATATGGAGAAAGCAATGGCTATGAACAAAGACCCTAAGTTCTGGCAACTACGCCAGCAGTCTTTATTACTTGCAAAAGTGGGCAATAAAAAAGGTGCTATCAAGGCAGCAAAAGCATCTCTAGAAGGAGCTAAGAAAGCAAAGAATCAAGATTATATCAAGATGAATATGGACTCTCTAAAAGAATGGGGAGCTATGTAA
- a CDS encoding SRPBCC family protein, whose protein sequence is MKIYQIHTKQNVPISVEEAWNFLSNARNLGTITPSYMNFNILSGADRPVYAGQLIQYTVTPISNIKMKWVTEIISVKEGEYFVDEQKYGPYALWHHKHFIKAIPGGVEMEDIVDYAVPAGFLGRLAHPYLVQPKLDEIFEYRKKALEEKFGVYKAPTDTTTTLKQDIIA, encoded by the coding sequence ATGAAAATCTACCAAATACATACCAAGCAAAATGTTCCTATCTCTGTGGAGGAGGCTTGGAATTTCTTATCAAATGCCCGTAATCTAGGCACCATCACGCCATCATATATGAACTTTAATATCTTATCTGGTGCAGATAGACCTGTATATGCAGGACAGCTCATACAATATACGGTAACTCCTATTTCTAATATTAAGATGAAGTGGGTGACAGAGATTATAAGTGTAAAAGAAGGAGAGTACTTTGTAGATGAGCAAAAATATGGTCCATATGCATTATGGCATCACAAGCACTTTATCAAAGCAATACCGGGAGGTGTAGAGATGGAAGACATTGTAGACTATGCTGTACCTGCAGGATTTTTGGGAAGACTAGCACATCCCTATCTCGTGCAACCTAAGCTTGATGAGATTTTTGAATATAGAAAGAAAGCATTAGAAGAAAAATTTGGAGTGTACAAAGCTCCTACAGATACTACCACAACTTTAAAACAAGATATAATCGCATAA
- a CDS encoding SDR family oxidoreductase, producing MGKNILLIGGSHGIGFEIASKLHHDHTVYVASRTNENLGNLDVNYIEYDTEKDELDLSQLPDHIDGFVFCPGTINLKPFKMLSVDTFRDDMELNFLSMIKVVHQVMEHLKKSEQASLVFFSTVAVKVGMPFHTSVAAAKGAIEGFAKALAAEYAPKLRVNVIAPSLTDTPLAKRLLSNDKKKEMMDARHPLKRVGTSQDIANIAAFLLGDESSWITGQVIGVDGGMSTLNVN from the coding sequence ATGGGAAAGAATATACTATTAATAGGAGGAAGTCACGGGATTGGTTTTGAAATAGCCAGCAAATTACACCACGATCACACTGTATACGTAGCATCGCGTACCAATGAAAATCTTGGAAATCTTGATGTAAATTACATCGAGTACGACACAGAAAAGGATGAACTAGATTTGAGTCAGCTGCCGGATCATATCGATGGTTTTGTATTCTGCCCTGGGACCATCAACCTCAAGCCTTTTAAAATGCTGAGTGTAGACACTTTTAGGGATGACATGGAGCTTAACTTTTTGAGCATGATTAAAGTGGTGCATCAGGTTATGGAACATTTAAAGAAATCTGAGCAAGCGAGTTTAGTATTCTTTAGTACCGTAGCAGTAAAGGTAGGTATGCCTTTCCACACGAGTGTAGCGGCAGCAAAAGGCGCTATCGAAGGTTTTGCAAAAGCACTAGCAGCCGAGTATGCTCCAAAGCTTAGAGTAAACGTGATTGCTCCATCGCTTACAGATACTCCACTTGCCAAAAGGTTACTGAGCAATGACAAGAAAAAAGAAATGATGGACGCTCGTCACCCACTTAAACGCGTAGGTACTAGCCAAGACATTGCAAATATCGCAGCCTTTTTATTAGGTGATGAGAGCTCTTGGATAACTGGACAAGTGATTGGTGTAGATGGAGGAATGAGCACGCTTAACGTAAATTAA
- a CDS encoding deoxyribodipyrimidine photo-lyase: MSSNKVNIFWFRRDLRLDDNVGFLEALKGDLPVLPIFIFDKEILDKLPKDDARVTFIFETLQRMRSTLQDEYGSSLAMYYDTPEKIFKQLSKDYEITTVFTNRDYEPYAKERDEAITSLLEENDIEFKTFKDQVIFEKDEVVKGDGDPYVVYTPFKNKWKERFDADKDLTIHYTSQHLHNLIEHSRLPNLSLSDMEFEKSSIEVPEYDVTPTLIQNYEDTRNFPAQDGTSHLGPHLRFGTVSVRKMMKKAIAETNEIFWSELIWREFFMQILYHFPHTKDKAFRSKYDRIDWRNNEDEFEKWKNGETGYLLVDAGMRELNATGYMHNRVRMLVASFLCKHLLIDWRWGETYFAEKLLDYDMSSNVGNWQWAAGSGVDAAPYFRIFNPMTQVDKFDKQKEYISKWIPEHDTDKYPEKMVDHKEARERCLKTYKEAVA; the protein is encoded by the coding sequence ATGAGCAGTAATAAAGTAAATATTTTTTGGTTTCGTCGTGATTTACGATTAGATGATAACGTAGGATTTCTTGAAGCACTAAAAGGTGATCTACCAGTACTTCCTATCTTCATTTTTGATAAAGAAATTCTCGATAAATTACCAAAAGATGATGCTCGTGTGACGTTCATTTTTGAAACGCTCCAAAGAATGCGCAGCACATTGCAGGATGAGTATGGTAGCTCGCTAGCCATGTATTATGACACGCCAGAAAAGATTTTCAAGCAGCTTAGTAAAGATTATGAGATTACTACGGTTTTTACAAATCGTGATTATGAGCCATATGCAAAGGAGAGAGATGAAGCGATTACTTCATTGCTAGAAGAAAATGATATTGAATTCAAGACCTTCAAAGATCAAGTGATTTTTGAAAAAGACGAGGTGGTTAAAGGCGATGGTGATCCTTACGTAGTCTACACACCGTTTAAGAATAAGTGGAAAGAACGCTTTGATGCAGATAAAGATCTTACCATACACTATACTTCCCAGCATCTCCACAATCTTATAGAACACAGTCGCCTGCCTAATCTGAGTTTATCAGACATGGAGTTTGAAAAATCATCTATTGAAGTTCCTGAGTATGACGTCACTCCTACTCTTATCCAGAATTATGAAGATACACGCAACTTCCCTGCGCAAGATGGCACCTCACATTTAGGTCCGCATTTGCGTTTTGGGACGGTGAGTGTGCGTAAAATGATGAAAAAAGCCATCGCTGAAACCAATGAGATTTTCTGGAGCGAACTCATATGGAGGGAGTTTTTTATGCAAATTCTGTATCACTTTCCACATACAAAGGATAAAGCCTTCAGATCAAAATACGACCGTATAGACTGGCGCAATAACGAAGATGAATTTGAGAAGTGGAAAAATGGTGAAACTGGTTACTTACTAGTAGATGCTGGTATGCGCGAGCTCAACGCTACGGGATATATGCATAATAGAGTGCGTATGCTGGTGGCGAGCTTTTTGTGCAAACACTTACTTATAGACTGGCGATGGGGAGAAACCTATTTTGCTGAAAAATTATTGGATTACGACATGAGTTCAAACGTAGGAAACTGGCAGTGGGCAGCAGGTTCTGGAGTGGATGCAGCACCTTACTTCCGCATATTTAATCCTATGACGCAGGTGGATAAATTTGACAAGCAAAAAGAATACATCTCAAAGTGGATTCCAGAGCATGACACAGATAAGTATCCTGAGAAAATGGTAGATCACAAAGAAGCTAGAGAGCGTTGTTTGAAGACGTATAAGGAAGCGGTGGCTTAG
- a CDS encoding DoxX family protein: MKTTTIAKILTIITIVAIGYFALPKLIGLEQSVKGFSNFNEVIGIPNNIARYVTGFVELITAILLILSLTLTRKREVTHILGYLLLTGTMLGGLLTEYLIRPEPKMMLVYIAIALLIIAVYQLLNTYTLKTENHD; the protein is encoded by the coding sequence ATGAAAACAACAACTATAGCAAAAATACTAACCATAATAACCATTGTGGCAATAGGGTATTTTGCATTACCAAAACTGATAGGCCTTGAACAAAGCGTTAAAGGTTTTTCTAATTTTAATGAGGTCATAGGAATTCCTAACAACATTGCGAGATACGTGACGGGGTTTGTAGAGTTAATAACGGCTATACTACTTATACTCTCGCTTACGCTTACAAGAAAAAGAGAGGTTACTCATATTTTAGGTTATTTACTACTAACGGGAACAATGCTGGGAGGCCTACTTACGGAGTATTTAATACGTCCCGAGCCTAAAATGATGCTCGTATATATTGCCATAGCTTTGCTTATAATTGCTGTGTACCAACTTCTTAATACCTATACACTTAAAACCGAAAACCATGACTAA
- a CDS encoding SDR family oxidoreductase, whose protein sequence is MTNSLNKVILITGSSKGIGSATAKLLAAHGAKVVINYASSDKEASETLETIKENGGDAIAIKADVSNPEDVQALFDKTIAHYGKVDVLINCAGIMKNKPFQDIEQDDFTSQFDVNVRGVFNTMQRAYHELSDNGTILNFSSSTTKMMLPSYAIYSATKAAVEQMTRVVSQEIGRGISVNCIAPGPTETDLFLEGKSADFIEQLKSKSPFNRLAQPEDIAKAVLFMVSDESKWVSSQVLYTNGGIV, encoded by the coding sequence ATGACTAACTCACTTAATAAAGTAATACTCATCACAGGTTCATCAAAAGGGATAGGCAGCGCGACAGCAAAACTACTTGCAGCACATGGCGCAAAAGTGGTCATTAACTATGCATCAAGCGATAAGGAGGCTTCTGAAACATTAGAAACTATCAAAGAAAACGGCGGTGATGCGATTGCTATAAAAGCAGATGTAAGTAATCCAGAAGATGTACAAGCGTTATTTGATAAAACCATTGCTCATTACGGTAAAGTAGATGTGCTTATCAACTGTGCGGGCATTATGAAAAACAAACCTTTTCAAGATATTGAGCAAGATGATTTTACATCACAATTTGATGTAAATGTGAGAGGTGTTTTTAACACCATGCAACGAGCATACCACGAACTTTCTGACAACGGAACTATCCTTAATTTTTCATCTAGTACTACAAAAATGATGTTGCCCAGCTACGCTATTTACTCGGCTACCAAAGCTGCTGTTGAGCAAATGACGCGAGTAGTAAGTCAAGAGATAGGACGCGGTATTTCTGTAAACTGTATTGCTCCTGGCCCAACAGAAACCGATTTATTTCTAGAAGGCAAATCTGCCGACTTTATAGAGCAACTTAAAAGTAAATCCCCATTCAACAGACTAGCACAACCAGAAGATATTGCTAAAGCAGTTCTCTTTATGGTAAGTGACGAGTCAAAATGGGTCTCTAGCCAAGTACTATACACAAATGGCGGTATCGTATAG
- a CDS encoding amidohydrolase — protein sequence MKKLTLLYVLSIITLSVSAQKLSKNKQAVIASVEKHEKELIRISDEIWSIAETAFEETQSAEILASYAEKNGFKVDRGVAGMPTAFVATYGSGSPLISVLGEFDALPGLSQKTEPTKNPLNEGEPGHGCGHNMFGAASLGAAIAIKEQIEAGKIKGTVKFMGTPSEEKFFGKIWMVREGLWDDVDVNISWHPAAEMKADVQSSLALVDFKIEFFGQAAHASADPWNGRSASDALEIYTTGVNYYREHVKPTVRMHYHIQDGGQVVNVVPDYSRLWMRVRDTERKGMMPVYERLQEMVEGAAILADVDYKVSLISGIYEVLVNRTGGAVMQNNLELLGPINYTPEEIAFGKKIQEVTGKPQVGMDSTIKPLEATRENPGGGSTDVGDVSWNVANINLGVTTAPKDTPWHSWAVVACGGMSIGHKGMTYASKAMSMTMLDLFEDPTLVNEVKAEYKERKGDAVYEAIVPAGPPPVNQGK from the coding sequence ATGAAAAAATTGACACTCCTCTACGTTTTGAGTATAATCACGCTAAGCGTCTCTGCTCAAAAACTATCAAAAAACAAACAAGCAGTAATTGCCTCTGTTGAAAAACATGAAAAAGAACTCATCCGCATTTCTGATGAGATATGGTCTATCGCCGAGACTGCTTTTGAAGAAACCCAGTCGGCTGAAATTCTTGCAAGTTATGCTGAGAAAAATGGATTTAAAGTAGATCGTGGCGTTGCAGGAATGCCTACAGCTTTTGTTGCTACGTATGGATCTGGAAGCCCTCTAATTAGTGTTTTGGGAGAGTTTGATGCACTGCCAGGACTTTCTCAAAAAACTGAGCCAACAAAGAATCCGCTTAACGAAGGCGAGCCTGGTCATGGCTGTGGTCACAATATGTTTGGCGCAGCGAGTTTAGGTGCTGCCATTGCCATTAAAGAACAAATAGAAGCCGGAAAAATCAAAGGAACCGTAAAATTTATGGGAACACCTTCTGAAGAAAAGTTCTTTGGGAAAATATGGATGGTGCGTGAAGGTCTCTGGGATGATGTAGATGTAAATATTTCTTGGCACCCAGCAGCAGAAATGAAAGCAGATGTACAAAGCTCTCTCGCGCTGGTAGATTTTAAAATAGAATTCTTTGGTCAAGCAGCACACGCCAGTGCAGACCCATGGAATGGACGCTCTGCCTCTGATGCGCTTGAAATTTACACAACAGGTGTAAACTATTATCGTGAGCACGTAAAGCCTACCGTGCGCATGCATTACCACATACAAGATGGTGGTCAAGTGGTAAATGTAGTTCCAGATTACTCGCGTCTATGGATGCGAGTGCGCGACACAGAACGTAAAGGGATGATGCCCGTGTATGAACGCTTACAAGAAATGGTAGAGGGCGCGGCCATCCTTGCCGATGTAGATTATAAAGTGTCTCTTATTTCTGGGATTTATGAAGTACTCGTCAATAGAACTGGTGGAGCAGTAATGCAAAACAATCTTGAGCTTCTAGGACCTATTAATTATACGCCAGAAGAAATTGCCTTTGGTAAAAAAATTCAAGAAGTAACTGGAAAGCCTCAGGTAGGTATGGATAGCACTATCAAACCACTTGAAGCGACTAGAGAAAATCCAGGTGGCGGTAGTACAGATGTAGGTGATGTGAGCTGGAATGTAGCAAATATTAACCTTGGCGTTACCACTGCTCCTAAGGATACACCGTGGCACTCATGGGCTGTCGTGGCTTGTGGAGGGATGTCTATTGGTCATAAAGGAATGACATATGCTAGTAAAGCAATGAGCATGACGATGCTTGATCTTTTTGAAGATCCTACGCTTGTAAACGAAGTTAAAGCAGAATATAAGGAACGTAAAGGCGATGCCGTGTACGAAGCGATTGTACCAGCAGGACCACCGCCAGTAAACCAAGGAAAATAA
- a CDS encoding VOC family protein yields the protein MMTNKLFTNAVALTVTALCFFSCAEKTSTTPTNLDSASGFQVAIDHYAINVADLDESVAFYQEVFGLKEIKDGTEEPHIRWFRLGSSQELHIIQVDSLDKKIPKGVHIALAVGDFDRFRESIEKRNLNYYDWPGSANQISTRPDKVRQLYFQDPDGYWVEVNDGKQFNH from the coding sequence ATGATGACTAATAAATTATTTACAAACGCAGTAGCTCTTACAGTTACTGCGTTATGTTTTTTCTCATGTGCAGAAAAAACAAGTACAACACCCACTAATCTAGACTCAGCGTCAGGATTTCAAGTTGCGATAGATCATTATGCGATTAACGTAGCAGATCTGGATGAAAGTGTGGCTTTTTATCAAGAGGTCTTTGGTTTGAAGGAAATTAAAGATGGTACAGAGGAGCCGCATATAAGATGGTTTAGACTAGGATCATCGCAAGAATTACATATTATTCAAGTAGATAGTCTTGATAAGAAAATACCTAAAGGAGTTCACATAGCCCTTGCTGTAGGTGATTTTGACCGCTTTCGCGAAAGCATAGAAAAACGAAACCTCAACTACTACGACTGGCCAGGAAGTGCTAACCAAATTTCAACACGTCCAGATAAAGTACGCCAACTATACTTCCAAGATCCAGATGGATATTGGGTCGAAGTAAATGATGGGAAGCAGTTTAATCATTAA
- a CDS encoding nuclear transport factor 2 family protein, translating to MSKTETMKENAIAFYKMAYEGNPREAVSLYVGDEYIQHNPDVENGTEGFISYFERMQAEYPEKSIDFVRAIAEGDLVSLHTHQIWPDDDQYITMDFFRFDSNEKIVEHWDAIQQIPKTSANSNTMY from the coding sequence ATGTCTAAAACCGAAACCATGAAAGAAAATGCCATCGCTTTTTACAAAATGGCATATGAGGGAAATCCACGAGAGGCGGTTTCTTTATACGTGGGTGATGAATATATACAGCACAATCCCGACGTAGAAAATGGAACCGAAGGATTCATATCTTACTTTGAAAGAATGCAGGCTGAGTATCCTGAAAAATCAATTGACTTTGTACGCGCCATTGCCGAAGGTGACCTTGTATCCTTACATACCCATCAAATATGGCCAGACGATGATCAATACATCACGATGGACTTTTTTAGATTTGACTCCAATGAGAAAATCGTAGAACACTGGGATGCTATACAGCAAATTCCAAAAACATCTGCAAATTCTAATACGATGTATTAA
- a CDS encoding ABC-F family ATP-binding cassette domain-containing protein has protein sequence MIAVDNLAVEFSGDTLFADVSFSINENDKIALMGKNGAGKSTMMKIIAGALKPTRGNVRTPKDAVIAYLPQHLLTDDDCTVMEEASKAFSTVFTMKEEMARLNKELETRTDYESKEYMDIITKVTDLGEKFYAIEEVNYEEEVEKALKGLGFKREDFTRPTSEFSGGWRMRIELAKILLQKPDLILLDEPTNHVDIESVIWLEDFLLNKAKAVVVISHDKAFIDNITNRTIEVTMGRIYDYKANYSHYLELRADRRTHQIKAYQEQQKFIADNQAFIDRFKGTYSKTNQVSSRERMLEKLTIIEIDEVDNSALALRFPPAPRSGDFPVKVKDLTKKYDNHTVFSGANMDIARGEKVSFVGRNGEGKSTMIKAILGEIEVEGACELGHNVKVGYFAQNQAALLDPDLTVFQTVDEVAKGDMRTQIKNILGRFMFSGDNLDKKVSVLSGGEKTRLAMVKLLLDPVNLLILDEPTNHLDIKSKDVLKEALQTFDGTLILVSHDRDFLQGLSKKVFEFKEKRVIEHFESIDDFLKRNRIENLKEIDLMKS, from the coding sequence ATGATTGCAGTAGATAACCTTGCCGTTGAGTTTAGCGGAGACACACTTTTTGCAGATGTTTCTTTCTCTATTAATGAGAATGATAAAATTGCCCTAATGGGTAAAAACGGAGCTGGTAAGTCTACCATGATGAAAATTATCGCAGGAGCATTAAAACCTACTCGTGGTAACGTACGAACTCCTAAGGATGCAGTCATAGCATACTTACCACAGCACTTACTTACAGATGATGATTGTACGGTAATGGAGGAGGCTTCTAAGGCTTTTTCTACTGTTTTTACAATGAAGGAGGAGATGGCTCGTCTTAACAAGGAGCTTGAAACTCGTACAGATTATGAGTCTAAGGAATACATGGACATCATCACGAAGGTGACAGATCTTGGCGAGAAGTTTTATGCGATTGAGGAGGTAAATTATGAAGAGGAAGTTGAGAAAGCGTTAAAAGGACTTGGGTTTAAACGTGAGGATTTTACAAGACCTACGAGCGAATTTTCTGGAGGATGGCGCATGCGTATTGAGCTAGCCAAAATCTTACTACAAAAACCAGATCTTATCTTACTGGATGAGCCTACAAACCACGTAGATATTGAGTCTGTGATATGGTTAGAGGATTTCTTGTTGAATAAGGCAAAGGCTGTCGTTGTGATTTCTCACGATAAGGCGTTTATTGATAATATTACAAATCGTACGATAGAGGTTACAATGGGACGCATTTACGATTATAAAGCAAATTACTCACACTATCTTGAGTTACGTGCAGATCGTCGTACACATCAAATCAAAGCCTACCAAGAGCAGCAAAAATTTATTGCAGATAACCAAGCCTTTATAGATCGTTTTAAAGGAACATATAGTAAAACAAATCAAGTCTCTTCTCGTGAGCGTATGCTAGAAAAGCTTACCATCATTGAGATTGATGAGGTAGATAACTCGGCACTAGCATTGAGATTTCCACCGGCGCCTAGGTCTGGAGATTTTCCTGTAAAAGTGAAAGATCTTACTAAGAAGTATGATAATCATACGGTGTTTAGTGGTGCAAATATGGATATCGCTCGAGGCGAAAAAGTGAGTTTTGTAGGTAGAAATGGCGAAGGGAAATCAACGATGATTAAAGCCATACTTGGTGAAATCGAGGTAGAAGGTGCTTGCGAACTAGGACATAACGTAAAAGTGGGTTATTTTGCTCAAAATCAGGCTGCATTATTAGATCCAGATCTTACCGTTTTCCAAACGGTAGATGAGGTTGCCAAAGGCGATATGCGCACGCAGATTAAAAATATATTAGGTCGCTTTATGTTTTCTGGAGATAATCTAGATAAAAAGGTAAGTGTACTTTCTGGAGGAGAAAAAACACGACTAGCAATGGTGAAGTTGCTTCTTGATCCAGTAAACTTATTAATACTGGATGAGCCTACAAACCACTTAGATATAAAGTCTAAAGATGTCTTGAAAGAAGCACTACAAACCTTTGATGGAACACTTATCCTTGTTTCTCACGATCGTGATTTCTTACAAGGACTATCTAAAAAGGTATTTGAATTTAAGGAGAAGCGAGTTATTGAACACTTTGAAAGCATTGACGATTTCTTAAAAAGAAACCGTATTGAAAATCTTAAGGAAATAGATTTAATGAAGTCTTAA
- a CDS encoding carboxypeptidase-like regulatory domain-containing protein — MKVASCIVFFLFAITIHAQDVITGTLLATQDSLAIENASVYFNNTTIGAISNVQGDFRITRDNAIQTELIISVLGFETLIIPHNQLGSLGTLYLKESIDSLDEVILDDDTWSRERKMRAFKKHFIGSVLNTKGVKILNEKDIRLRYSATNGMLYADSNVPIRIRNKNLGYLVSYDLMDFEVTYEKSLNGFNMARKSFFVGTVFFENIKEKTSRKILKNRSAEYKGSLLHFLRALRDHKLVEEKYRVFLGKYETAPYAPFKIIATDKGHEVTLLEDDIQILYNQDEQSKLEATASFFIDSFGNHSPVDVLYTGGAMAARKVGAMLPLTFELAEE; from the coding sequence ATGAAAGTAGCTAGTTGTATTGTCTTTTTTCTTTTTGCGATAACAATACACGCTCAAGATGTAATTACAGGAACACTACTAGCTACACAAGACAGTCTTGCCATCGAGAATGCCTCTGTCTATTTTAATAATACCACAATTGGCGCTATATCTAATGTGCAAGGAGATTTTAGAATTACTAGAGATAATGCGATACAAACCGAACTTATTATAAGTGTTTTAGGTTTTGAGACGCTTATTATCCCTCATAATCAACTTGGCTCTTTAGGAACTTTATATCTTAAAGAAAGTATCGACTCACTGGATGAGGTAATATTAGATGACGATACTTGGTCAAGAGAACGTAAAATGAGGGCTTTTAAAAAGCACTTTATAGGTTCTGTGTTAAATACAAAGGGTGTCAAGATTCTCAATGAAAAAGATATCCGGTTGAGATATAGCGCTACTAACGGGATGCTGTATGCAGACAGCAATGTGCCTATTAGGATTAGAAATAAAAACTTAGGGTATCTCGTATCTTATGATCTCATGGACTTTGAGGTTACTTATGAGAAAAGTCTCAATGGATTTAATATGGCAAGGAAGTCCTTTTTTGTAGGGACTGTTTTCTTTGAAAATATTAAAGAAAAAACAAGCCGTAAGATTTTAAAAAATAGATCTGCAGAATATAAAGGCTCACTACTTCACTTTTTGAGAGCGCTACGCGATCATAAACTAGTAGAAGAAAAATATAGAGTTTTTCTAGGCAAATATGAGACTGCTCCATATGCGCCTTTTAAAATAATTGCTACAGATAAAGGACATGAAGTAACCCTTCTTGAAGATGATATCCAGATTCTTTATAACCAAGACGAGCAATCTAAACTTGAAGCTACAGCTTCATTTTTTATTGATTCATTTGGAAATCATAGTCCTGTTGATGTTTTGTATACAGGCGGTGCGATGGCAGCACGTAAGGTAGGAGCAATGCTACCTCTCACGTTTGAACTTGCAGAAGAATAG
- the pgl gene encoding 6-phosphogluconolactonase, translated as MTLHISKTKQEVAQDFATYLMEAASGKERFTVALSGGSTPKIVFDLLAEKHTDADWSKFQFYWGDERCVPPTDEQSNYKMTVDHLFSKINIPAGNIHRILGENNPEAEAIRYAEVLESTLATENEVPQFDLVILGMGDDGHTASIFPHEIELWDSSNWCEVATHPESGQQRVSITGDIINNAQSVAFLVTGASKEEKVKTIINQEEDFRYYPASLVSPLSGELHWFMDEDAASGLDG; from the coding sequence ATGACACTACATATATCAAAAACAAAGCAAGAAGTAGCACAAGATTTTGCTACTTATTTAATGGAAGCTGCAAGTGGTAAAGAGCGTTTTACTGTTGCACTATCTGGAGGAAGTACTCCTAAAATTGTTTTTGACTTACTTGCAGAGAAGCATACAGATGCAGATTGGTCTAAGTTTCAATTTTATTGGGGTGATGAGCGTTGTGTTCCTCCTACAGATGAGCAAAGCAATTACAAAATGACTGTAGATCATTTGTTTTCAAAAATCAATATCCCTGCGGGAAATATACATCGCATCCTTGGCGAAAATAATCCAGAAGCAGAAGCTATACGCTATGCAGAGGTTTTAGAAAGTACGCTCGCTACGGAAAATGAGGTGCCTCAATTTGATTTAGTGATACTAGGTATGGGAGATGATGGTCATACTGCATCTATATTTCCACATGAGATAGAACTTTGGGACTCATCAAACTGGTGCGAAGTTGCGACACATCCAGAATCTGGACAACAACGCGTGAGTATTACGGGCGATATTATCAATAATGCGCAATCGGTAGCATTTCTAGTTACTGGAGCTTCAAAAGAAGAAAAGGTGAAAACAATCATTAATCAAGAAGAAGATTTTAGATATTATCCAGCAAGTCTTGTTTCACCACTCTCTGGAGAACTTCATTGGTTTATGGACGAAGATGCAGCAAGTGGTTTAGACGGATAG